In Cryptococcus gattii WM276 chromosome A, complete sequence, one genomic interval encodes:
- a CDS encoding Hypothetical protein (Similar to SGTC gene model, INSD accession EAL22605.1; CNBB2370) → MSLHRYLPRPPLALAIHPAPPSRPKVTNKDRDDVAKVNLQAKADEGQQDQKAPEGKGAQCTPAKCDATPKNNNEVVPTPVSPGSNLPEPPTPALGAIVSDSDKEADAKQSQPEQKDDDQIDINDITSKLTPGQIPEVLAEGTDNGAEHMHKEPDSEPEPLILLSPAPNRPLRARLDLSPSVVYPPANTDPRGAYHKYAKAVGADIIYVDVTKDGWLTQQWKERNEREAMKRLTGEWESELQKEIEKECKRAIKKTVPKASEGLLLDLWNELVEANNHELSANEFWDRYDWSHSEARKHLRSDVKRPETSPGQGSKTSSPARTITQKPEIEWTREGVEDILSTVGIQCAYNTERPLSRHWSEPPAAFLLFTHGFFLLRLDFAITWKPEDQIKKGFQGLITNSNDRVFGEMVKAQQAEDRKRREKEYKERKEEEKKRKEKEELQKQQRTGADETPVVPASNAKVLVGEPIVPVCVAEPTTSDKAIIATSNITPSDVNCKNKKSQAEQQVVHHDVKHDVEAELVPRPKAADCAGNKPSEVEKKKPKEGDAKTLERAIEPNDAGGFDGTNMATRALELASGNDVLATKPNKPKSSAKDNKSLVKKDPGPLFWTWTEKCEKWRWRNYDAGVHIIGPGGWEERDWQVFADGRKVEDWDIQQENIEKQEIDVHDWSL, encoded by the exons ATGTCTCTTCATCGTTACCTCCCCAGACCTCCTCTTGCCCTTGCTATTCATCCAGCTCCTCCATCTAGACCAAAAGTGACTAATAAAGATAGGGACGACGTAGCAAAGGTTAATTTGCAAGCAAAAGCTGACGAAGGGCAACAAGATCAGAAAGCGCCTGAAGGTAAGGGGGCTCAGTGCACGCCTGCAAAGTGCGATGCAACTCCCAAAAACAATAATGAAGTTGTACCGACACCTGTTTCACCTGGTTCCAATTTACCAGAACCCCCCACACCTGCGCTTGGTGCAATAGTATCAGACAGCGACAAGGAAGCAGACGCTAAGCAATCACAACCTGAACAGAAGGACGATGATCAAATCGACATCAACGATATCACCTCTAAGCTTACTCCTGGCCAAATCCCCGAGGTTTTGGCAGAGGGAACGGACAACGGGGCTGAACACATGCACAAAGAGCCCGACTCTGAGCCCGAGCCTCTCATCCTTCTATCTCCTGCCCCTAACCGGCCCTTGAGAGCAAGATTAGATCTATCGCCTTCAGTTGTATATCCACCCGCGAATACTGACCCGCGAGGGGCGTATCATAAATACGCAAAAGCTGTGGGGGCTGACATTATCTATGTGgatgtgacaaaggatgGCTGGCTGACTCAACagtggaaagagaggaaTGAAAGAGAAGCGATGAAGAGACTGACGGGTGAGTGGGAAAGCGAACTTCAAAAAGAGATTGAGAAAGAATGCAAGAGAGCTATAAAGAAAACTGTGCCAAAGGCTAGCGAAGGTTTACTCCTTGATCTTTGGAATGAGTTGGTAGAGGCCAATAACCATGAA CTTTCGGCCAATGAATTCTGGGACCGGTATGATTGGAGCCATTCTGAAGCAAGGAAGCATCTTCGTTCAGATGTTAAAAGGCCCGAGACGTCCCCGGGGCAAGGTAGCAAAACAAGTTCTCCTGCAAGGACGATAACTCAAAAACCAGAAATTGAATGGACCAGGGAAGGTGTCGAGGACATCTTATCTACTGTCGGGATCCAATGTGCCTACAACACCGAG CGACCCCTTTCCCGTCACTGGTCAGAACCTCCAGCtgctttccttctctttaCGCATGGATTTTTTCTCCTCCGACTTGACTTTGCAATTACTTGGAAACCAGAGGATCAGATCAAAAAGGGATTTCAAGGGCTCATTACCAATTCTAATGATCGTGTGTTTGGAGAAATGGTGAAGGCTCAACAAGCAGAGGATagaaaaaggagagagaaggaatataaggagaggaaagaggaggaaaagaagcgaaaggaaaaggaagaactGCAGAAACAACAGAGGACAGGTGCCGACGAGACTCCTGTGGTACCTGCAAGCAATGCCAAGGTGTTGGTCGGTGAACCCATTGTCCCTGTATGTGTCGCTGAACCAACAACCTCAGACAAGGCTATCATCGCCACCTCAAATATCACTCCTTCCGATGTCAACTGTAAAAATAAAAAATCACAGGCTGAACAACAAGTTGTCCATCATGATGTAAAGCACGATGTCGAGGCAGAACTTGTACCTCGCCCTAAAGCTGCTGACTGTGCCGGCAACAAACCGAGTGAAGTTGAAAAGAAAAAACCCAAGGAGGGAGATGCAAAGACATTAGAAAGGGCCATTGAACCTAACGATGCTGGCGGTTTCGATGGTACCAATATGGCTACGAGGGCCCTTGAGCTTGCATCTGGCAACGATGTTTTGGCTACCAAACCTAACAAACCCAAATCCTCCGCCAAAGACAACAAGTCTCTCGTTAAGAAAGATCCCGGTCCTCTCTTCTGGACTTGGACAGAGAAATGCGAAAAGTGGCGATGGAGGAATTATGATGCTGGGGTGCATATCATAGGTCCTGGAGGCTGGGAAGAAAGAGACTGGCAGGTATTTGCAGATGGCAGGAAAGTTGAAGATTGGGATATTCAGCAAGAAAACATTGAGAAGCAGGAGATCGATGTCCACGATTGGTCTCTATAA
- a CDS encoding Serine/threonine-protein kinase, putative (Similar to TIGR gene model, INSD accession AAW42015.1) codes for MYAPAPPPGQRHSPYAPPPPHPSQKHQYPSPIGSPHYPQQQHPPPPQRHKGTLHPGQIVNVDQCQVRIERYLSEGGYAHVYLTTSDSPIYPPSRRTEKKGRWGEKGYTQHCLKRIAFQDDSVWVDVKKEIEVMKSLPPNSHLVQYLGSSHTRSSAGQHEVFILMEFCAGGGIIDLLNKRLRDRLKEIEILNIFTDVCEAVAAMHSLKQPLLHRDLKIENVLSQPVNVAPTPQRPTPLVFKLCDFGSTTFPADRPPQTKVEADALAMDLNRHTTLQYRSPEMVEPMLGLPVGLPSDVWALGCLLYKLCYYTTPFEEHGPLAIVNAKYTFPPMPQYSPQLQHLIASMLVEQPARRPTVFEVLRVAHEMSGTRPEVDYPMPSKSLPIPVQPRPTKPQSHSSNNLLDFTGSPSSMNKSPLLQPSLASTVQPQRRGRPTRDTRESPRPTVQSQTRWQQSPTIQTLQKPQTTSNSANVRTAPSRLHITGENAPLSSGSAPLSATSPPPVDAFGMPIVPSTQLTATGFGDSFGGASVVSPTGTTTGSSQPSQSRYGPSLVKRPVGFGDSFGSASVSGSGISRTPSISSQPPPAKPYQPPGVKRVPSGATTLESSKRQHASTMSQKSPEPPTSVRDGDGDLSFESRFPSIETLNSGGESTPTVKSPSEKRVPPPLVSPLSSETPGSTPAAAAASMFGTTLRPRPSVRNRPSMSSNLTGGHRRIADEDARQTMQGEAKMHVQPRSTQVTGTAFRGQVSGLAPNLAQGGGREGRGGYREQGRTEQRQEGLPVEGVQNGEEEEEEEEEEGRQKEDVAGKMDKKIPEDLMGSEEMGSLQIPSIVPIRSISPAASAISGISSTTSTKDRGPPLSIDVTKTGSTNILSDNWSPLEEMRRRDAAERAEGAARKKEAGKAELERQKAEQLPNVHHDEKRKSSPEPVDSSDEEQGPEDPGMIIRSSAATSAQPTVAPNDIVSREPAKSATLPEPFTQTMGPQRIPSHKRARPQSMFLSNTSSDSVPSRNSLLSPPLRNEPSPLPSSQSPSQPSNLYTSQPNQGHQKKDSINRMVSKYESMSIGKPGEDANKTSTVNQQVPKPSEGTNASSTKPSVASKPVNLRKPSADLSNNDASAANTAQKNDPASPTKPRVASKPSTLRQDSGVGIGYIRPGMSASPSARPPNPVVSTSFNSNPDRQGKEDEVVEKDILKSAGSSPEKQQPVNLLIQRWNKGEVHNSSANAAKLKKGGYI; via the exons ATGTACGCCCCCGCCCCCCCGCCCGGCCAGCGCCACAGCCCGTATGCCCCTCCCCCGCCCCATCCCTCCCAGAAACACCAGTACCCCAGCCCCATCGGCTCCCCCCACTACCCCCAGCAGCAGCacccccctcccccccaGCGCCACAAGGGCACCCTCCATCCGGGCCAGATAGTAAATGTGGACCAGTGCCAGGTCAGGATAGAGCGCTACCTCTCAGAGGGCGGCTATGCCCACGTCTACCTCACCACCTCGGACTCCCCCATCTACCCACCGAGCAGGCGCAccgagaagaagggaagatgGGGCGAGAAGGGCTACACGCAGCATTGTCTCAAGAGAATAGCGTTCCAAGATGACTCGGTCTGGGTGGAcgtgaagaaggagatcGAGGTCATG AAATCACTCCCACCGAATTCTCATCTCGTGCAGTATCTTGGCTCGTCTCATACGCGTTCTTCTGCAGGACAGCATGAAGTATTTATCCTCATGGAGTTTTGCGCTG GCGGTGGTATTATCGATCTTCTCAACAAGAGACTGCGGGACAGGTTAAAAGAGATTGAGATTCTCAATATTTTTACAGATGTCTGCGAA GCCGTTGCTGCTATGCACTCGCTCAAGCAGCCTCTCTTGCATCGAGATCTCAAG ATTGAAAATGTTCTTTCTCAACCTGTCAATGTGGCCCCAACCCCTCAGCGACCTACTCCACTCGTTTTCAAACTATGTGACTTTGGCTCTACAACTTTCCCAGCCGATAGACCGCCCCAAACAAAGGTTGAAGCCGACGCGCTTGCCATGGATCTGAACCGACATACCACTTTGCAGTATAGAAGCCCAGAAATGGTAGAGCCAATGCTGGGTCTTCCTGTCGGACTCCCAAGTG ATGTTTGGGCTCTCGGCTGTTTGCTGTACAAGCTTTGCTACTACACAACTCCTTTCGAGGAGCACGGACCGCTGGCAATCGTGAACGCCAAGTATACGTTCCCACCTATGCCGCAGTACTCTCCCCAGCTTCAGCATCTCATAG CCTCTATGTTAGTAGAGCAGCCTGCCCGGCGGCCCACAGTTTTTGAAGTCCTACGCGTCGCACACGAGATGAGCGGCACGCGACCAGAAGTTGACTAT CCTATGCCATCAAAGTCTCTACCCATTCCCGTCCAACCTCGTCCCACAAAACCCCAGTCGCATTCTTCCAATAACCTCTTGGATTTTACAGGTTCTCCATCGTCCATGAACAAATCACCTTTACTGCAACCATCATTGGCCTCCACTGTGCAGCCTCAGAGGAGAGGACGACCTACGCGAGACACCAGGGAGAGCCCTAGGCCAACGGTACAAAGCCAAACACGATGGCAGCAGTCTCCGACAATCCAAACTCTGCAAAAACCTCAAACAACGTCCAATTCGGCAAATGTCAGGACAGCACCGTCGAGACTACATATCACAGGAGAGAATGCCCCTCTGTCCTCTGGAAGCGCGCCTTTATCCGCTACGTCGCCACCTCCAGTTGATGCCTTTGGAATGCCCATCGTGCCTTCTACCCAGCTGACCGCTACAGGCTTTGGTGATTCGTTTGGCGGCGCTTCGGTCGTCAGTCCAACTGGAACGACGACGGGGTCTAGTCAACCAAGTCAGAGCCGATACGGTCCCAGCCTGGTCAAGCGTCCTGTGGGTTTCGGCGATTCCTTCGGGTCCGCGTCCGTGTCCGGGTCTGGTATCTCTCGCACTCCATCCATTTCTTCTCAACCACCTCCCGCCAAGCCCTACCAGCCCCCAGGAGTCAAACGTGTCCCGTCCGGCGCAACGACCCTCGAGAGCTCAAAGCGACAACACGCTTCAACCATGTCACAGAAATCGCCTGAACCCCCTACATCCGTGCGCGATGGCGACGGAGACCTTTCGTTTGAAAGTCGTTTCCCTTCAATCGAGACTCTCAACAGTGGAGGAGAATCCACACCCACCGTTAAAAGCCCATCCGAGAAACGCGTCCCACCACCCCTTGTCTCGCCTCTTTCCTCCGAAACCCCTGGCAGTACCcccgccgccgccgccgcctcCATGTTCGGTACCACCCTTCGCCCTCGGCCTTCAGTCCGCAACAGACCGTCCATGTCTAGTAACCTCACTGGCGGCCATAGAAGAATCGCCGATGAAGACGCCCGTCAGACTATGCAAGGTGAAGCCAAGATGCATGTCCAGCCGAGGTCGACCCAGGTGACAGGTACGGCATTTAGGGGTCAAGTATCTGGCTTGGCCCCCAATTTGGCTCAGgggggagggagagagggTAGAGGCGGTTACCGTGAACAAGGTAGGACCGAGCAACGACAAGAAGGGCTGCCGGTGGAGGGAGTTCaaaatggagaagaggaagaagaagaagaagaagaagaagggcgGCAAAAAGAGGATGTGGCTGGAAAAATGGATAAAAAGATTCCAGAAGATCTTATGGGCAGCGAAGAGATGGGTTCGTTGCAGATTCCCAGCATCGTGCCTATCCGATCGATTTCCCCAGCAGCATCTGCAATCAGCGGTATATCTTCTACGACGAGTACAAAGGACAGAGGACCGCCTCTCAGTATTGATGTAACCAAGACTGGTAGTACCAACATCTTGTCGGACAATTGGTCACCTCTTGAAGAaatgaggaggagagatGCCGCTGAGAGGGCGGAAGGGGCGGCGCGGAAAAAGGAAGCTGGAAAGGCAGAGTTGGAGAGACAAAAGGCTGAGCAGCTGCCAAATGTCCATCACGATGAAAAGCGAAAATCGTCCCCCGAACCGGTAGACTCGAGCGATGAAGAACAAGGTCCTGAAGACCCCGGAATGATTATTCGTTCTTCAGCTGCTACCTCTGCCCAGCCGACCGTTGCTCCCAATGACATTGTCTCGCGCGAACCTGCAAAGTCGGCCACTCTACCCGAACCGTTTACCCAGACTATGGGCCCCCAGCGCATCCCTTCACACAAACGAGCCCGTCCACAATCCATGTTCCTTTCCAACACGTCAAGCGATTCAGTACCTTCCCGAAACTCATTGCTGTCCCCTCCGCTACGTAACGAACCTTCCCCGTTACCCTCTTCTCAATCCCCTTCCCAACCATCCAACTTGTACACTTCTCAACCTAACCAAGGACACCAGAAAAAGGATTCTATCAATAGGATGGTTTCTAAATACGAATCTATGAGCATTGGTAAACCGGGCGAGGATGCGAACAAGACGTCGACTGTCAACCAACAAGTGCCTAAACCCTCTGAGGGTACGAATGCGTCATCCACAAAACCATCTGTGGCCAGCAAACCTGTCAATTTACGAAAGCCCAGTGCCGATTTGAGTAATAACGACGCATCTGCCGCAAACACTGCTCAGAAGAATGATCCGGCCAGTCCGACAAAACCTAGAGTCGCATCCAAACCAAGCACCCTCCGGCAAGATTCAGGAGTGGGGATTGGTTATATTCGGCCGGGCATGTCGGCCAGTCCGTCCGCCAGGCCACCAAACCCCGTTGTATCTACATCGTTCAATAGCAATCCAGATCGTCAAGGaaaggaggatgaggtgGTTGAAAAGGACATTCTGAAGAGCGCAGGGTCATCTCCTGAGAAGCAGCAGCCTGTCAACCTTCTCATTCAAAGATGGAATAAGGGAGAAGTTCATAATTCGTCGGCCAATGCTGCGAAACTTAAAAAAGGCGGATATATTTGA
- a CDS encoding Non-selective cation channel, putative (Similar to TIGR gene model, INSD accession AAW41603.1), with product MSSSGSAPATPVPQPLPDTVFPLIHEIHAIVTQTIDTALDWDQLNSPPINYSLVRPIVQRLAPKIEHQHPNGTGLTEATALDAGELGVGTAARPVHHGPSLGEVLYALMANRIQFITLSASDLSSAPLQTSRAAFCELLAIKVLRSQPYAQDEAALVGQLVHAYCAFEGASDETWASLGEDKKDVEEMNSSALELAIVSSSKNFLSLPLIQHLVNLIYSGQLIYSPMSSRSIISDSYISERTRQRRRRQAHDQSGTFVHSHAHTNDDEELREVYVYNPYQAGWLDHSRLKVPKWRKCMEFMSFIILLALFVSTLAWRDLHHLTVLEIIYIFFSFGFILDEFAASKEHGWAASHSTKTSDLAFDILACAACITFPRLVFFVIRENVVILALRGMVASFVSFMTVTILAFTGICFCLWTLGRATWTVKQIVWLMAQIWFGSSYLGFSASESFHPIFGPIVLISYAALCNVLLITMLIAILSNKFAAINQNAQREHLFQRVVKTVEGVKTDALFSYLPPINILAFAILVPLSWTVSPRTLHRINVFAIRLTSFPILIAISAYERYSYQAKQRAIHLGASTMDGFMDVQRASLLNSWLGGGSEFLIASAFEVGPPVIFSRPNQGGSTSESEMPPKAATIGPLVEDEGDGREAAATTTTTFGATPIPKAVKKGKDKKKNKSNDSPLAKLFGRPAFSASPEETITILKDRGTNKGKQVKMVEQTVSEKEGDVEQLKKEIELMRQSQLRMEEMLAGFLAGKSA from the exons ATGTCCTCGTCCGGCTCAGCGCCCGCCACCCCCGTCCCTCAGCCGCTCCCAGACACCGTCTTCCCTCTCATACATGAAATACATGCCATCGTCACACAAACCATAGACACTGCGCTCGACTGGGACCAGCTCAATTCACCTCCTATAAACTACTCCCTTGTCAGGCCTATTGTACAGCGTCTTGCACCCAAGATCGAGCACCAACATCCCAATGGCACCGGCCTCACGGAGGCGACCGCCTTGGATGCCGGCGAGCTCGGTGTAGGTACTGCAGCACGTCCTGTGCATCACGGGCCCTCCCTCGGCGAGGTTTTGTATGCGCTCATGGCCAACCG AATCCAGTTCATCACGCTTTCCGCTAGCGATTTGAGTTCTGCGCCGTTGCAGACTTCGCGGGCGGCATTTTGTGAACTCTTGGCCA TCAAGGTCCTCCGCTCCCAACCTTATGCCCAAGATGAAGCGGCCCTCGTCGGACAACTTGTTCACGCGTATTGCGCTTTTGAGGGCGCGTCTGACGAAACATGGGCGAGCCTCGGCGAGGACAAGAAAGATGTTGAAGAAATGAATAGCAGTGCACTCGAA CTCGCTAttgtctcttcttccaaaaactttctttctcttcctcttaTCCAACACCTTGTAAACCTCATTTATTCTGGCCAGTTGATCTACTCCCCCATGTCCTCCCGTTCTATCATCTCCGACTCATACATCTCTGAGCGTACTCGACAACGACGTCGTCGTCAAGCACATGACCAGTCGGGGACTTTTGTGCATAGTCACGCTCATACcaatgatgatgaggagtTGCGAGAAGTCTATGTATATAACCCGTATCAGGCCGGCTGGCTCGATCATTCGAGGCTTAAAGTACCAAAATGGAGAAAATGTATGGAGTTTATGAGTTTTATCATCCTTCTTGCGCTTTTCGTCTCTACTCTGGCCT GGAGGGATCTTCACCATCTCACTGTGTTAGAGATCATCTAtatcttcttttctttcgGGTTCATCCTTGATGAATTTGCAGCTTCTAAAGAGCATGGTTGGGCAG CTTCCCATTCTACCAAAACATCCGATTTGGCATTTGACATTTTAGCCTGTGCGGCTTGTATCACTTTCCCCCGATTAGTATTCTTTGTGATCAGAGAAAATGTCGTCATCCTTGCG CTTCGAGGCATGGTGGCGAGCTTTGTCAGCTTTATGACAGTCACCA TTCTGGCATTCACTGGTATTTGTTTTTGTCTCTGGACCCTGGGACGTGCTACATGGACTGTGAAACAGATTGTTTGGCTAATGGC TCAGATCTGG TTTGGATCCTCCTACCTCG GTTTCTCGGCGAGCGAATCCTTTCATCCGATCTTTGGCCCCATTGTGCTCATTTCATATGC TGCACTATGTAATGTGCTTCTGATTACCATGCTCATTGCCATTCTCTCAAACAAGTTTGCTGCCATCAACCAGAATGCTCAGCGAGAA CATCTTTTTCAAAGAGTGGTCAAAACGGTTGAAGGGGTCAAGACGGATGCCCTCTTCTCTTACCTCCCACCTATCAACATTCTTGCTTTTGCCATCCTCGTGCCTCTCAGCTGGACTGTTTCACCTAGGACTTTGCATCGGATCAACGTCTTTGCCATCCGTTTGACT AGTTTCCCGATTTTGATCGCCATCTCAGCGTATGAGAGGTACAGCTATCAGGCCAAGCAGAGGGCCATTCATCTTGGAGCATCTACGATGGATGGATTCATGGACGTTCAGAGAGCCAGTCTTCTCAA CTCATGGTTGGGGGGCGGATCTGAATTCCTCATAGCCTCGGCCTTTGAAGTCGGCCCGCCCGTCATTTTCTCTCGTCCCAACCAAGGAGGCTCAACAAGCGAATCCGAAATGCCTCCCAAAGCGGCGACGATAGGGCCGCTCGTAGAGGATGAAGGTGATGGAAGGGAAGCGGCAGcgaccaccaccaccaccttTGGAGCAACACCGATCCCAAAAGCAGtaaagaaaggaaaggacaagaagaagaataaGAGCAATGATTCTCCCCTCGCCAAGCTGTTTGGACGACCTGCATTCTCTGCTTCGCCAGAAGAAACAATAACAATACTGAAAGATAGGGGTACGAATAAAGGTAAACAAGTCAAAATGGTTGAACAGACGGTCAGcgagaaagaaggagatgtcgaacagttgaagaaggagattgaaTTGATGAGGCAAAGTCAGttgaggatggaagagatgcTGGCCGGTTTCTTGGCGGGTAAATCGGCTTGA
- a CDS encoding Multidrug resistance protein fnx1, putative (Similar to TIGR gene model, INSD accession AAW41604.1), protein MSSASGPVAGTAAEQTPLLPTTTHHNIAGLAPSKFRLVCASLWCATFLVAFDSTLVSTLLSDIGSAFNASTQVSWLGTAYLLSVCCFTPVYGRLSDLIGRRNAHLTGLTLFTLGTFGCAIAPSMPFLIVARFLAGAGGGGVASVSAILMTDLVDLRHRGLYQGWANITYGVGAGLGGPVGGWISDNFGWRLAFHIQVPLLVLNAILIYTFVIVPQQEPSPAPPSNSSSRSGILDALPTSKPANGLQTWKTKLARIDYLGSFTLALTVSSLLLAMSIKTSATKFDGSDYVFSDPIIWGLLVCSGLFAITFLVVESYYSPEPILPLKLLTRRTPVAIALSSFTMVTVQFSVLYNIPLFFTIVQQRSSSSSGAHLLPNSILIGAGSLFVGWIMRRTGKYWWLGVDCAVLIVVSSIGMCFWKKDSPEWLTWIAQAPGGFGYAGVLTTSLVALMTHVQRAGKGETAVATSMTYLFRTVGQVLGVAISSAIVQSVVQRDLVRTITGPEAQDIIYVIRHSTSAIQTLEPQYKIPAIQAYDHALRLVWIFNLVLSIFTVLTLMIVKEEEMPDREAERKRIGQTDGSAFEGFE, encoded by the exons ATGAGCTCCGCAAGTGGTCCAGTGGCCGGTACAGCGGCAGAGCAGACCCCGCTCCTGCCCACCACCACACATCACAACATCGCAGGTCTCGCTCCCTCTAAATTCCGCCTCGTATGCGCCTCCCTCTGGTGTGCAACCTTTCTCGTTGCATTTGACTCTACTCTAGTCTCCACTCTTCTCTCAGACATCGGCTCCGCCTTCAACGCCTCTACTCAAGTGTCATGGCTTGGTACAGCCTATCTCTTGTCTGTATGCTGTTTCACCCCCGTATACGGCCGACTATCAGATTTAATCGGTAGGCGAAATGCCCATCTCACCGGTCTCACGCTCTTCACTTTAGGCACCTTTGGGTGTGCTATTGCGCCTTCCATGCCTTTCCTTATCGTTGCTCGCTTCCTGGCTGGtgctggaggaggaggtgtCGCAAGTGTATCGGCAATCTTGATGACAGATCTTGTTGATCTCCGTCATCGTGGTCTGTACCAAGGATGGGCCAACATTACGTACGGCGTTGGTGCCGGTCTCGGTGGACCTGTTGGTGGATGGATCAGTGACAACTTTGGCTGGAGACTTGCTTTTCACATCCAGGTGCCCCTGTTAGTTCTCAATGCCATTCTCATCTATACCTTTGTCATCGTTCCGCAACAAGAACCTTCTCCTGCGCCCCCGTCCAATTCAAGCAGTCGTTCAGGGATTCTAGACGCTTTGCCTACTTCCAAACCCGCCAATGGTCTTCAGACATGGAAGACAAAGCTTGCCAGAATTGACTATCTCGGATCCTTCACCTTGGCTTTGACCGTCTCATCGCTCCTACTAGCAATGTCCATCAAGACCTCTGCCACGAAATTTGACGGATCGGATTATGTTTTTTCAGACCCAATCATTTGGGGTTTGCTTGTCTGCTCGGGGCTCTTTGCCATCACCTTCCTCGTGGTCGAATCTTACTACTCTCCAGAGCCCATCCTGCCTCTTAAACTCCTAACACGTCGTACTCCGGTAGCCATTGCGCTCTCTTCCTTCACTATGGTCACCGTTCAGTTTTCTGTCCTTTACAACAttcctcttttcttcaCTATCGTCCAGCAACgttcatcttcttcatcggGTGCTCACCTTCTCCCCAATTCCATCCTTATCGGTGCTGGCTCCTTGTTTGTCGGCTGGATCATGCGCCGTACCGGAAAATATTGGTGGTTGGGGGTTGACTGTGCAGTCTTGATCGTCGTATCAAGTATTGGGATGTGTTTCTGGAAAAAGGATAGCCCAGAGTGGTTGACTTGGATCGCGCAAGCTCCTGGTGGATTTGGGTATGCTGGTGTGTTGACTACGAGTTTAGTCGCTTTGATGACACACGTTCAACGGGCTGGTAAGGGTGAGAC TGCTGTTGCGACCAGTA TGACTTATCTGTTCCGCACTGTCGGCCAAGTCCTAGGTGTCGCCATTAGTTCTGCTATTGTCCAATCAGTCGTCCAAAGAGATCTCGTTCGAACCATCACAGGTCCCGAGGCCCAGGAT ATCATCTACGTCATCCGTCATTCAACCTCGGCCATCCAGACTCTTGAACCACAATACAAAATCCCAGCCATTCAAGCATACGACCACGCTCTGCGCTTAGTGTGGATCTTCAATCTTGTACTTTCCATCTTTACAGTCTTGACGTTGATGATAgtgaaggaagaggagatgcCGGACAGAGAGGctgagaggaagaggattgGGCAGACTGATGGATCGGCGTTTGAGGGATTTGAGTAG